The Paraburkholderia hospita DNA segment CTTCGACGAGCGCAAGCTGGATGTCGTCGACGGAGATCGGATCGCGCGCGCTGTTGTAGAAGTTTTCGAGCGCATTGAGCGCGATTTTCGCGCCGCGCCCGCGAATGCTGATGCGGTGTCCGCGTCGTTGCAGCGTAACGTCGAGCGCTTGCTCGATCTGCCGCAGGTTTTCGTCGAGCGGTCCGCAGAGGTTGGCAAGCCGCGCGTTGTCGTCGCGCGGCGCAGTGAATTCCAGATGTTGCTGAGTGGTCTTCAAGGCTTGAGTTCGGTCCTGTCAGTGCGCTACAGCTTAATGAGTGGCGGGTGCGGTGTCGTGAACCATCACGAGTTCGCCGCGCAACGAGTGCGGATACGCATGCACGATCTTCACGTCGATCATCTGCCCGATCAGGCGAGCGTGTGAATCAACGGGCGCGGGGAAATTCACCACGCGGTTGTTCTCGGTACGGCCCGCGAGTTCGTTCGGGTCCTTGCGCGCGGGGCGCTCGACCAGAATGCGCTCGATCTTGCCGACCATCGCCGCGCTGATGCGCTGCACGTTTTCCTCGATGGTCGCCTGCAAATGCTGCAGACGGCGCAGCTTCACTTCGCGCGGCGTGTCGTCGTGCAGGTTCGCGGCGGGCGTGCCGGGACGCGGGCTGTAGATGAACGAGAAACTCGTGTCGTAGCTCATGTCGTGCACGAGTTGCATCATCTTGTCGAAGTCTTCTTCCGTCTCGCCGGGGAAGCCGACGATCATGTCCGTCGACAGCGACAGGTTCGGACGGATCGCGCGCAGCTTGCGGATCACCGACTTGTATTCGAGCACGGTGTAGCCGCGCTTCATCGCCATCAGGATGCGGTCCGAACCGTGCTGCACGGGCAAATGCAGATGGCTCACGAGCTTCGGCACCTTCGCGTAGGTGTCGATCAGGCGCTGCGTGAACTCCTTCGGATGCGACGTCGTGTAGCGAATCCGCTCGATACCCGGAATCTCCGCGACGTATTCGATCAATGTCGCGAAGTCGGCGATTTCGGTTGAGCCGACTGTCATCGCGCCGCGAAAGGCGTTCACGTTCTGACCGAGCAGCGTGACTTCGCGCACGCCCTGATCGGCAAGACCGGCGATTTCCGTCAGCACGTCGTCGAGCGGACGCGACACTTCCTCGCCGCGGGTGTACGGCACCACGCAGTAGCTGCAGTACTTGCTGCAACCTTCCATGATCGACACGAACGCGCTCGGGCCATCGACGCGCGCCGGCGGCAGGTGATCGAACTTCTCGATTTCCGGGAAACTGATGTCGACTTGTGGACGGCCGCTCGCGCGGCGCTGGTCGATCATCTGCGGCAGACGGTGCAAGGTTTGCGGGCCGAAAACGAGGTCTACATAAGGCGCGCGCGAAACGATCGACGCGCCTTCCTGGCTCGCCACGCAGCCGCCCACGCCGATCAGCAGATTCGGGTTCGCTTCTTTCAGTTCGCGCACGCGGCCGAGATCGGAGAAGACTTTCTCCTGCGCCTTTTCGCGCACCGAGCAGGTGTTGAACAGAATGACGTCGGCGTCTTCGGGAGTGTCGGTCTTGACGAGGCCTTCGGCCGCACCGAGTACGTCGACCATCTTGTCGGAGTCGTACTCGTTCATCTGGCAGCCAAAGGTCTTTACATAAACTTTCTTGGTCATCGAGTGTTCGCCGGTCGCAGTAGTTAACCTGGGGGCGTCAATAAAAGGTGAAGAGACAAAAAACGCGTGGCGCCGCAGCGCGGAGAATCGGACGGTAAGCGGGTCCGAAGCGCCCGAAACGCGTTTTTACAGCGTAGTCCAACATTATAGCCCTTAGCTGCGTGGGGCTTTGGTGGCGTGCCGGGACGGCGTCATGCACCGGTTTCCGTGCTGGCGGGCGGTTTGCGCGTGCGCGCGGGCGTCTTTCGGGCGCCGCCCTGCGGCGGTAAGCCAAGTTGCGCTTCCAGCTCTCCCGTCACCCTGGTGAAGCGCTCGGCGAGAAAATCGAGCAGCACGCGCACGCGCGGCGC contains these protein-coding regions:
- the miaB gene encoding tRNA (N6-isopentenyl adenosine(37)-C2)-methylthiotransferase MiaB — protein: MTKKVYVKTFGCQMNEYDSDKMVDVLGAAEGLVKTDTPEDADVILFNTCSVREKAQEKVFSDLGRVRELKEANPNLLIGVGGCVASQEGASIVSRAPYVDLVFGPQTLHRLPQMIDQRRASGRPQVDISFPEIEKFDHLPPARVDGPSAFVSIMEGCSKYCSYCVVPYTRGEEVSRPLDDVLTEIAGLADQGVREVTLLGQNVNAFRGAMTVGSTEIADFATLIEYVAEIPGIERIRYTTSHPKEFTQRLIDTYAKVPKLVSHLHLPVQHGSDRILMAMKRGYTVLEYKSVIRKLRAIRPNLSLSTDMIVGFPGETEEDFDKMMQLVHDMSYDTSFSFIYSPRPGTPAANLHDDTPREVKLRRLQHLQATIEENVQRISAAMVGKIERILVERPARKDPNELAGRTENNRVVNFPAPVDSHARLIGQMIDVKIVHAYPHSLRGELVMVHDTAPATH